From the Gramella sp. Hel_I_59 genome, one window contains:
- a CDS encoding aspartate carbamoyltransferase catalytic subunit: MSSELSVDHLLGIKYLQQEDIELIFKTADHFKEVINRPIKKVPSLRDITIANLFFENSTRTRLSFELAEKRLSADVINFSAASSSVKKGETLIDTVNNILSMKVDMVVMRHPNPGAGIFLSRHVNASIINAGDGAHEHPTQALLDSYSIREKLGDVGGKKVVIVGDILHSRVALSNIFALKLQGAEVKVCGPKTLLPKHIESLGVKVETNLKKALEWCDVANMLRVQNERMDISYFPSTREYVKQFGLNKKMLDSLNKEIVIMHPGPINRGVEITSDVADSEHAIILDQVQNGVAVRMAVIYLLASKIKQ, encoded by the coding sequence ATGAGTAGTGAATTAAGTGTAGATCACTTACTGGGAATTAAATATCTTCAGCAGGAGGATATAGAATTAATATTTAAAACTGCAGATCATTTTAAGGAAGTGATCAACAGACCTATCAAAAAAGTACCTTCGCTAAGAGATATAACCATTGCGAACCTTTTTTTTGAAAATAGTACACGAACCAGGCTTTCTTTTGAACTCGCTGAAAAAAGGCTAAGTGCAGATGTAATTAATTTTTCTGCAGCTTCCTCTTCAGTAAAAAAAGGGGAAACTCTTATTGATACCGTCAATAATATTCTTTCAATGAAAGTGGATATGGTCGTAATGAGACATCCCAATCCCGGAGCAGGAATCTTTCTTTCAAGACACGTAAACGCGAGTATTATTAATGCCGGAGACGGCGCACATGAGCATCCCACCCAGGCCCTGCTTGATTCATATTCTATTAGAGAGAAGCTTGGAGATGTAGGCGGAAAAAAGGTCGTGATCGTGGGAGATATTCTTCACAGTCGGGTAGCCCTTTCCAATATTTTCGCATTAAAGCTTCAGGGTGCGGAAGTCAAAGTGTGTGGACCCAAAACCTTGCTGCCAAAGCATATTGAATCTCTGGGTGTAAAGGTTGAAACCAATCTCAAAAAAGCTTTGGAATGGTGCGATGTAGCAAATATGTTGCGCGTACAGAATGAGCGTATGGATATTAGTTATTTCCCTAGTACAAGAGAATATGTGAAGCAATTCGGGCTGAATAAAAAAATGCTGGATAGTCTCAATAAAGAAATTGTGATCATGCATCCCGGACCAATAAATAGGGGAGTGGAGATCACCAGCGATGTGGCAGATTCTGAACATGCGATCATACTTGATCAGGTGCAAAATGGGGTTGCAGTAAGAATGGCTGTAATTTATTTGCTAGCATCCAAGATCAAACAATAA
- a CDS encoding ribonuclease Z — protein sequence MKRIEKDNYILISAEDAGLTDFTSELTKHHHDFNSSNIVVDLSKHKNLENQQLLAFLEISNLHRAENKSFVIVTDALGIDELPEELVVVPTLQEAEDMIQMDEIQRDLGF from the coding sequence ATGAAAAGAATCGAAAAAGATAATTACATACTTATTTCTGCTGAAGATGCAGGGCTTACAGACTTTACGAGTGAGTTAACCAAACACCATCACGATTTTAATTCTTCTAATATCGTTGTAGATTTAAGTAAGCATAAGAATTTGGAGAATCAGCAACTGCTGGCTTTTCTAGAAATTTCCAATTTGCATAGAGCAGAAAACAAAAGTTTTGTGATAGTTACTGATGCATTGGGAATTGATGAATTACCGGAAGAATTAGTTGTTGTTCCCACATTACAGGAAGCAGAGGACATGATACAGATGGACGAGATCCAGCGTGATCTTGGATTTTAA
- a CDS encoding ribonuclease Z, protein MGNSQLKITILGCYAATPRSFTNPTSQVLEIKNQLFLIDCGEGTQVALRKNKIKFSRIKHIFISHLHGDHVFGLVGLVSTFSLLNRESELHIHGPKGIKKFITVQLQLSGAWTKFPLIFHELSSRKSEVVLEDEEVTVSTIPLKHRVYTNGFLFEEKKGDRKLFIDEAQQRNIHYTLFKSLKKGKDVTSEDGILIKNDLVTEDPAAPLSYAFCSDTMYDPEIVPLIQEVSALYHESTFLESEVALAAPTKHSTAKQAAEIAKLARVGKLILGHYSTRYGDINKFKEEAITVFPNVILGDDGQEIIVE, encoded by the coding sequence ATGGGTAACAGCCAGTTAAAAATTACGATCCTTGGCTGCTATGCCGCTACTCCCAGAAGTTTTACGAATCCAACTTCACAAGTACTGGAGATTAAAAATCAACTTTTTTTAATTGATTGTGGTGAAGGCACTCAGGTTGCTTTGCGTAAGAATAAAATTAAGTTCTCCAGGATCAAACATATATTTATCTCCCATCTTCACGGTGATCATGTCTTTGGACTGGTAGGACTTGTCTCTACATTTTCATTACTAAACCGGGAATCTGAACTTCATATTCATGGACCCAAGGGTATCAAAAAATTTATTACCGTACAACTTCAATTAAGCGGAGCGTGGACGAAATTTCCACTAATATTCCATGAACTGAGTTCCAGAAAATCTGAGGTTGTTTTAGAAGATGAAGAAGTTACAGTGAGCACTATTCCTTTGAAACATAGAGTTTATACCAATGGATTCTTATTTGAAGAAAAAAAAGGTGATCGGAAGCTGTTTATAGATGAAGCCCAGCAAAGAAACATTCACTACACTCTATTTAAAAGTTTAAAAAAAGGTAAAGATGTAACTTCGGAAGATGGCATCCTGATAAAAAACGATTTGGTCACTGAGGATCCGGCAGCACCTCTATCTTATGCTTTTTGTAGTGATACCATGTATGATCCTGAAATAGTTCCACTGATCCAGGAAGTGTCTGCTCTTTATCATGAATCAACCTTTCTCGAAAGCGAAGTGGCGCTCGCAGCTCCTACAAAACATAGCACAGCAAAACAAGCTGCTGAAATTGCTAAACTTGCCCGAGTAGGAAAACTGATTCTTGGTCATTATTCTACACGATATGGCGATATTAATAAATTTAAAGAGGAAGCGATCACCGTTTTCCCAAATGTAATTTTGGGCGACGACGGACAAGAAATTATCGTTGAATAA
- a CDS encoding CAP domain-containing protein: MTKFYSPGLILILCTLFLTSCSKDNSEDDVTGYDQTVTSRASYEYSALEVEILEDLNIYRKANGLNELQPLAEGSVESEDHNYYMIDAGAVSHDNFSDRASYLMNAVGASKVGENVGYGYRTSEAVINAWLKSRGHKDNIEGNYTHFGISVRQDAEGKNYFTNIFVKK; this comes from the coding sequence ATGACGAAATTTTATTCACCCGGGCTAATCTTGATTTTATGTACTCTGTTTCTTACATCTTGTTCTAAAGACAATTCTGAAGATGATGTAACCGGGTATGATCAAACTGTAACCAGTCGTGCTTCTTACGAATATAGTGCACTGGAAGTAGAGATTTTAGAGGATCTCAATATTTACAGAAAAGCTAATGGGTTGAATGAGTTGCAGCCACTTGCTGAAGGTTCCGTTGAATCTGAAGATCATAATTACTATATGATTGATGCAGGTGCGGTTAGCCATGATAACTTTTCAGATAGAGCTTCCTATTTAATGAATGCAGTAGGGGCGAGCAAAGTAGGAGAAAATGTAGGCTATGGATATAGAACTTCTGAAGCAGTTATCAATGCATGGCTAAAGAGTAGAGGTCATAAGGACAACATTGAAGGGAATTATACTCATTTTGGAATTTCTGTTAGACAGGATGCTGAAGGGAAAAATTATTTCACGAACATATTTGTAAAAAAATAG
- a CDS encoding S41 family peptidase: MTIKSKIVIFLFSFGILTSCDKEETPTERNPNLPENVIDENEEPVDEAIEVESFVYNGLNEIYLYKEDVPELADNYFSSTAEKTEFLADASSPESLFDDLIADFDRFSFITDDYNELEERFEGMSGATGIQYGIGQISNSDFVFGFIRYVLPGTSADEAGLTRGTVFTEIDGQQLTSSNFMELINQDSFSINIAYVQDNQIIVTDQVVNLTDDTYTENPVYIAKTLNIDGRKIGYLMYNSFTASFDDELNAAFAEFQANGVTDLVVDLRYNGGGSVESAVDLASMITGQFEGEIFMKEQWNDKYQTYYEAQNPDALLNRFDGNVRSGSSINSLNLSEVYVLTSRSSASASELIINGLDPYITVNQIGDRTVGKFQASVTLYDSDDYTREGASENHTYAMQPLVFKSINVDGNSDYINGLQPDVEYIEDLNNLGVLGEPSEPLLEVAINTILGRSSISKSRVNRMEIEFLGESGMYDTDFQKMYIDRIPAVIQ, from the coding sequence ATGACTATAAAAAGTAAAATAGTGATCTTTCTTTTCAGCTTTGGAATTCTTACTTCCTGCGATAAAGAAGAAACGCCTACCGAAAGAAATCCCAATCTTCCTGAAAATGTGATCGATGAAAACGAAGAACCAGTAGATGAGGCTATAGAGGTAGAAAGCTTTGTCTATAATGGTTTAAACGAGATCTATTTATATAAGGAGGATGTGCCGGAACTTGCAGATAATTATTTCTCCTCCACTGCGGAAAAAACGGAATTTCTGGCAGATGCTTCTTCACCAGAATCTCTCTTTGATGATCTAATTGCCGATTTTGACAGATTTAGCTTTATAACTGATGATTATAATGAACTTGAGGAAAGATTTGAAGGAATGAGTGGTGCTACTGGTATCCAGTATGGTATTGGGCAGATCTCTAATTCAGATTTTGTATTTGGTTTTATACGATATGTATTACCTGGAACATCTGCAGATGAAGCGGGTTTGACTCGTGGTACTGTATTCACTGAAATTGATGGTCAGCAATTGACCTCTTCAAATTTTATGGAACTTATAAATCAGGATAGTTTTAGCATCAACATAGCTTACGTCCAGGACAACCAGATCATTGTCACAGATCAGGTTGTGAATCTAACTGATGATACATATACCGAAAACCCGGTATATATTGCTAAAACGCTGAATATAGATGGTAGAAAAATCGGCTACCTAATGTACAATAGCTTTACGGCAAGCTTCGATGATGAACTTAATGCAGCATTCGCAGAATTTCAGGCAAACGGTGTTACAGACCTAGTGGTAGATCTAAGATATAATGGTGGTGGTTCGGTAGAATCGGCTGTTGATCTGGCCAGTATGATCACCGGACAGTTCGAAGGAGAGATCTTTATGAAGGAGCAGTGGAACGATAAATATCAAACCTATTATGAAGCTCAGAATCCTGATGCTTTACTGAATAGATTTGATGGAAATGTTAGAAGCGGTTCCTCGATAAACAGCTTGAACTTATCTGAAGTTTATGTATTAACATCCAGATCCAGTGCATCTGCCAGCGAACTTATCATTAATGGCCTTGATCCATATATTACTGTAAACCAGATCGGAGATCGTACGGTAGGAAAATTCCAGGCTTCAGTTACGCTTTATGATAGCGATGACTATACAAGAGAAGGGGCTAGCGAAAACCACACTTATGCTATGCAGCCATTGGTATTCAAATCGATTAATGTGGATGGTAATTCAGATTACATCAATGGACTACAACCGGATGTAGAGTATATCGAGGATCTAAATAATCTTGGAGTTCTTGGCGAACCTTCAGAACCTCTTCTGGAAGTTGCTATTAATACCATCCTGGGACGATCCAGTATTTCTAAGTCAAGAGTGAATAGAATGGAGATTGAGTTTCTAGGTGAAAGCGGAATGTATGATACCGACTTTCAGAAAATGTATATAGATCGTATTCCAGCAGTAATTCAGTAA
- a CDS encoding T9SS type A sorting domain-containing protein: MKRILLLSLIAFFGLTSGNMNAQTVNLIVTSTSDDTNARDANPGDGICEDNNGRCTLRAAVDEANASSGMDVIIVIPGLLQGSNSGKFTLSRVAPNVAFNTYEDDNAYGDLDINGDFNTLTLQGTGTPGPSISVSPNDRILDIVSGGTVYVERIQFSGGTARAGRNGNPDNSGSYGIDGEDGADGGAMRINDGQVVKMDQVTFNSNFTQSGGNGTSPASSISLIDGGNGGSGGNGGAIYIGTGADVEINRGTFSGNGTGDGGSPASGQSNGDPAEGGRGGNGGNGGAIYSAGSLRLLNCTITANNGGDPTSGAAGVNGGDRGEDGEGGSGGAIALSRYIDGEQVVEGTATLLNNIIAGNTAGDDTSDGTQPGTDFYDNKGGKRFTSEGYNLVGTKNASGAFRTKTGDVIGKGKKGIDPLLNGLNQNDNEAVPTRKPRANSPAVNSGTSTMDNNFDARGFLRPADGQADKGAHERESEPFVTKFEISDFIVTDNDGEFVTITNTSNYPAQMDDHVLVAFPRDYDEGGSSCLSINLYGELAPGETFTVADPGVESKFHELLLDAVGTNCGSSATDQFDDPRGALALYKGGAASFQGFVLGNYEVSRKALVEYVGDEPTSDDEVTSNDGATSRTLRETSGVEFKAYPNPSSDRVEISFYASQKANFKLRLFDMNGRQLFNKNIKVSKVGDRIEELHLKDYPKGMYIVQIVTPEGKLSKSVVRK, encoded by the coding sequence ATGAAAAGAATTTTACTATTGAGTTTGATAGCATTTTTCGGATTGACATCTGGAAATATGAATGCTCAAACTGTTAATTTAATTGTCACTTCTACTAGTGACGATACGAACGCAAGAGACGCCAATCCTGGTGATGGAATATGCGAAGACAACAACGGCAGATGTACTCTAAGAGCTGCCGTGGATGAAGCAAATGCAAGTTCAGGTATGGATGTAATCATCGTGATTCCCGGGTTACTTCAGGGTTCGAATTCAGGAAAATTCACCTTAAGTCGTGTGGCTCCAAACGTAGCTTTCAATACTTACGAAGATGATAATGCCTACGGAGATCTTGATATTAACGGAGATTTTAATACGTTAACTCTTCAAGGAACTGGGACTCCGGGTCCTTCAATTTCAGTAAGTCCAAATGACAGAATCCTAGATATAGTTTCCGGTGGAACTGTATATGTAGAAAGAATACAATTTTCCGGTGGTACCGCACGTGCCGGACGAAATGGAAATCCTGATAATTCAGGATCTTATGGAATTGATGGTGAAGATGGAGCAGATGGTGGTGCAATGAGAATTAATGACGGTCAGGTCGTAAAGATGGATCAGGTTACTTTCAATTCGAACTTCACTCAAAGTGGAGGGAACGGTACATCACCGGCAAGCTCAATATCACTTATTGATGGTGGTAATGGAGGTAGCGGTGGAAACGGTGGCGCTATTTATATAGGAACAGGTGCCGATGTAGAAATTAACCGTGGAACTTTTTCTGGAAACGGTACCGGTGATGGTGGAAGTCCAGCATCGGGTCAAAGTAACGGAGATCCGGCCGAAGGTGGTCGTGGCGGAAACGGTGGAAATGGCGGTGCAATATATAGCGCAGGTTCATTACGATTATTAAACTGTACTATTACTGCCAATAATGGTGGTGATCCAACTAGCGGAGCTGCAGGAGTTAACGGTGGAGATCGAGGAGAAGATGGTGAAGGAGGTTCCGGTGGAGCCATTGCCCTTTCAAGATATATCGATGGTGAGCAGGTTGTGGAAGGAACAGCCACTTTGCTAAATAATATTATCGCTGGTAATACAGCCGGAGATGATACTAGTGATGGAACACAACCAGGTACAGATTTTTATGATAATAAAGGTGGTAAACGTTTTACTTCTGAAGGTTATAATCTTGTTGGAACCAAAAACGCATCAGGTGCTTTTAGAACTAAAACAGGTGATGTTATAGGAAAAGGTAAGAAAGGTATCGATCCATTGCTGAATGGTTTGAATCAAAATGATAATGAAGCTGTACCTACAAGAAAACCTAGAGCTAATAGTCCAGCTGTAAATTCAGGGACCAGCACGATGGATAATAATTTTGATGCAAGAGGTTTTCTGAGACCTGCAGATGGTCAGGCAGATAAAGGCGCTCACGAAAGAGAATCTGAGCCATTTGTAACCAAATTTGAAATTTCAGATTTTATTGTTACAGATAATGATGGCGAATTCGTTACGATCACTAATACCAGCAATTATCCAGCACAAATGGATGATCATGTCCTTGTAGCTTTCCCAAGGGATTACGATGAAGGTGGCTCAAGTTGTCTATCTATTAATTTATACGGAGAACTTGCACCGGGAGAGACTTTTACAGTTGCAGATCCGGGAGTGGAATCTAAATTCCATGAGCTACTCTTAGATGCTGTTGGAACCAATTGTGGTTCGAGCGCAACAGATCAATTTGATGATCCTAGAGGTGCTTTAGCATTGTATAAAGGTGGAGCTGCTAGCTTTCAAGGATTTGTTCTGGGGAACTATGAAGTATCTAGAAAAGCCTTGGTCGAATATGTTGGTGACGAACCAACTAGTGATGACGAAGTAACTAGTAATGATGGAGCGACTAGCAGAACTTTAAGAGAAACCTCCGGTGTGGAATTCAAAGCATATCCGAATCCTAGCAGTGACAGAGTAGAAATTAGTTTTTATGCTTCACAGAAGGCAAATTTTAAACTTAGGCTTTTTGACATGAATGGAAGACAGTTGTTTAATAAAAACATTAAGGTTTCCAAAGTAGGCGATCGAATAGAGGAATTGCATTTAAAAGATTATCCCAAAGGGATGTATATCGTTCAGATTGTAACTCCTGAAGGAAAGTTATCCAAATCTGTAGTTCGTAAATAA